From Nycticebus coucang isolate mNycCou1 chromosome 6, mNycCou1.pri, whole genome shotgun sequence, the proteins below share one genomic window:
- the LOC128588191 gene encoding transmembrane protein 33-like, translated as MADTTPNGPQGGGPLQFMMTNKLDTAMWLSRLFTVYCSALFVLPLLGLHEAASFYQRALLANALTSALRLHQRLPHFQLSRAFLAQALLEDSCHYVLYSLIFVNSYPVTMSIFPVLLFSLLHAATYTKKVLDAKGSNSLPLLRSVLDKLSANQQNILKFIACNEIFLMPATVFMLFSGQGSLLQPFIYYRFLTLRYSSRRNPYCRTLFNELRIVVEHIIMKPACPLFVRRLCLQSIAFISRLAPTVA; from the coding sequence ATGGCAGATACGACCCCGAACGGCCCCCAAGGCGGGGGCCCTTTGCAATTCATGATGACCAATAAACTGGACACGGCAATGTGGCTTTCTCGCCTGTTCACAGTTTACTGCTCTGCGTTGTTTGTTCTGCCTCTTCTTGGGTTGCATGAAGCAGCAAGCTTTTACCAACGTGCTTTGCTGGCAAATGCTCTTACCAGTGCTCTGAGGCTACATCAAAGATTACCACACTTCCAGTTAAGCAGAGCATTCCTGGCCCAGGCTTTGTTAGAGGACAGCTGCCACTACGTTTTGTATTCACTCATCTTTGTCAATTCCTACCCTGTTACAATGAGTATTTTCCCAGTCCTGTTGTTCTCTTTGCTTCATGCTGCTACATACACGAAAAAGGTCCTTGATGCAAAGGGTTCAAATAGTTTACCTCTGCTGAGATCCGTCTTGGACAAATTAAGTGCTAATCaacaaaatattctgaaatttattgCTTGTAATGAAATATTCTTGATGCCTGCTACAGTTTTTATGCTTTTTAGTGGTCAAGGAAGTTTGCTCCAGCCTTTTATATACTATAGATTCCTTACTCTTCGATATTCCTCTCGAAGAAATCCATATTGTCGGACTTTGTTTAATGAACTGAGGATTGTCGTTGAACACATTATAATGAAACCTGCCTGCCCACTGTTCGTGAGAAGACTTTGTCTCCAGAGCATTGCCTTTATAAGCAGATTGGCTCCAACAGTTGCATAG